The Calothrix sp. PCC 7507 DNA segment ACTTTCACTCCTCGCCAGAAAGCGACATAGCCTTCAATATTCTTGGCTTTCTCCTTAGTGCTGGGATAGTACCAAGCAGCGTCCTTGTTGACCTGCCCATCGACTTCGATACTATAGTAACTAGCCTCTCCCTTCCAAGGGCAAGTAGTGTGAGTGTTACTTTCCTGAAAATATTGCTTGTTAATAGCATCAGATGGAAAGTAATGATTGCCTTCCACTACTACAGTATTTTCGCTCTCGGCTAAAATAGCTCCATTCCAAATTGCTTTTGCCATAAGTGGTTTTACGAATAAACTGTACACATAACATTTTGACACTATTAACTTACTCGTAGTGACGTTATGATAACTGTGACACTGGCTGCTGTTGCGACTGCGATCGCTACTACACTTTCGACTAAAGCTTTGGAGAAAACAGGCGAAAACATTGGTGATGCTTTATGGAAGTTAATAGACAAACTCCGCCAAAAGAACAAATCGCCATTACTCACCAGTGCTGTTGAGGGAAATGAACCGCAGCGATTAGATTATGGTCAAGCAGTGTTGGAACTTCAAGCAGCAGCAGCACAAGACCCAGAAATTGCTCAAGCTGTTGTGGAAGTAGAAGCAGCAGTTAATAACGAGCAGTCTGAGATTGCTAAGGAAATTAAAACTAAAGCAGCAGAAATCCAGTCTCAGCCATCAGTTATCAACAACTTTGCAAAGTTAGCAGAGGAGATAAAAGCAGAGAAAGGTGCAATGGTTGCTCAACAAATCAACATTGAGCAACAGAGCAATACCTACAACTGACTACAGCCGTCTCAAGGGGAGGATGGGACAAAGTTAACTCCCGATGACTGGCGTGAAGTTTGCACCGCAATGCTGACAGAACGGCGAAAGCTGACTACAAATCCTTTGACATCAACTGAAGGAGTCGCCCTGCAAGTTGATGATGTTTACGTGCCACTGGGATTAATTGAGCGCAAAAAACAATCCAAGCGTCAGGGTGATGTTTCTCCAGAACAGGGTTCAGAACTTTATAAGGAGACAGAAATCACCAAAACATTTCAGCATGATGCTTTTCTTGAACAAGTTCTTAAACAGAAGAACACCCCTAAAAGTCAAGGTAAGCGAATTGCGATTATTGGCGAACCAGGAGCAGGAAAAACAACACTGTTACAGCAGATTGCTGATTGGGTATCTCGTGAGATTCCCCAGTCGATTGTGATTTGGGTATCTTTAGCAAATTTGCGAGGTCAGGAACTAAAATCTTATCTATTCGAGAGTTGGTTGACTCAGGTTGCTGAGAAAACAGGTAAAGCTGAAGCTACCAAACAATTAAAGGATAATTTTGTTGCTCAGTTTAATCAAAATAATCTGTGGCTGTTGCTAGATGGGTTAGATGAAATGTCCGCATCTTCAGGTAATCCTCTAACAGAAATTGCCCGACAACTCCGTGAAGCAAGATTAATTTCTCAAGCGCGAATTGTGCTAACTTGTCGGGTTAATCTGTGGGATGGCAGCATTAATGCACTTGATGATTTTGATATTTATCGCACTTTAGATTTTTCTTATCCAGAACAGGTAGAGAGATTTATTCACAAATGGTTCGCTGCTATTCCTGAAACTGGAAAGCAGTTATGCACTGCGTTGAAAGAACCGGGTAAAGAACGGATTCAAGATCTAGTGAAAAATCCTCTGCGGTTAACGCTGCTGTGCTTGAATTGGCAATCAAGAGGAGGTAAATTACCTGATACTCAAGCGGGACTCTATCAGCAATTTGTTGATGACTTCTACAAGTGGAAACAAGAGGAATTTGCTACAACATCTGAACAGCGTCAGCAACTCAATGTCAAGCTAGGGGAATTAGCTAAAGAAGCAATAGACAAAGAAGCAACCCGTTTTCGCTTGCGGCAAGATTTTGTTAGTCACTTCTTGGGAGATGCTGATGATGAAAACTCGCTGCTAAAATTGGCACTGAGCCGCGGCTGGTTGAACTGTGTAGAGATAGATAATAGAAAACCTGTTTACGCTTTCTTTCATGCCTCGTTTCAAGAGTACTTTGCTGCTAAAGCCATTGATGACTGGGACTTTTTCTTACCTCGTAAACACAAAAATAAACCTGTTGAAAATAAGAAATACC contains these protein-coding regions:
- a CDS encoding DUF427 domain-containing protein; this encodes MAKAIWNGAILAESENTVVVEGNHYFPSDAINKQYFQESNTHTTCPWKGEASYYSIEVDGQVNKDAAWYYPSTKEKAKNIEGYVAFWRGVKVES